In Thermoanaerobaculales bacterium, one genomic interval encodes:
- a CDS encoding PASTA domain-containing protein yields MRARDLVLGCLAAAALWGLPAAAQDAAGAGEPGPPAWEEALPLPAALPVAGNQQGVRLELVVHRWSDRGAQDGQGQRFTVSVAEQPAFITNLRWEGGPELEFAPGEHSKVVTLVFDTTAAGATGEPEEDGRLLLRVEAHHEAVTPPERELEVPLHFTRALTPGEAVVAVCALRSDAPEGLAIEQAFAHCDPERTPVLTSDRIVVFFTPARDLGEPIGEDQFFNWRILGPNGDRVAGGEFRDRGTPGAPELTVPFAADGSPGRLAVALDLWSPRDDPDPARARKGPGRYTVQTVDVRMAGSGVLGQGEATPYLDGEWRDEGTFEVGAARLAFAGFVAEDVAELALPGGTYTGVLRIGRPQVSGSAVAVELRASWQTRPDKPEQRAASRLSVRFPPALDPEHEKVGGLDLRLEVLEAPDDSFPLVFTAGVHRLVTTTTAPPDRHLVEGTSIPPLWDAVEYRFADCGGAQWVWTQWEGNPTYDTEATEGSCTIRLELDGVERDDVFGDPPRTLASHLHDPATLWVIPVFYRLSDDPHPWSSGAKLSLRSYGYAIYAAEPYGGPGPAGRPEGGEGAGTETVTGTGAGTETVTGTETGTGTGTGEGTATTVVVPPVPRVDTSDPSRLDPDRQPEVASLVREWLAVAEPPENAVPGVDFRYDELGRKIGGGGTTGRVVSSHATADYGSGASSEARVWSALRRELDSVDHCTLEEYVLARLEERSIEPCRGRYGAVRELGGVPLAAARAEVQGAGFSVTLAPGSPAPSPAAEGTVERQQPPASQHLRRGQALTLIVHAPYVAPAIAAPDVVGLSRPEAKRRLEALGLVAALRPGAPARSPAESDTVEAQEPAAGAPLEPGAAVAIRVRSPFVATATIPGLVGLSTREAKARLAAAGIDAASVDLIPGSPAPSPALAGAVEAQEPPAGATVAPGGRIALRVHSGFVDLRTVPGLIGLALGEARQRLASLGLGAELAPGSPAPSPEAEGTVQQQSPPAGATIDAGAVVTLAIHGPYLPPATPVPPPVPPPPTGAPPAGEQPLLSCPQTLYKHAVPGINACANMWWTLAPGSGQVRGTGLRCVVECSYHVPNASPICAVPDRFIEVHWVPAGATGGEGRAQGDYCTEDSYYDSYAANSERMRRGEEPMMIPSHWKLFSRTRKVRVELYEEGWDEQLGLALAREMIGQVEPFAAPCVGAAIPAATPLPPPAPPACPGPAVTVVYDLWNPPPYGGLGGVICEDAAGALWLNIANNIYPVTAIQAGAQDPASGCWPGTGVVTPVHTYGGTLCRKGGGP; encoded by the coding sequence GTGAGAGCCCGCGACCTCGTCCTCGGGTGCCTGGCCGCCGCCGCCCTGTGGGGGCTGCCGGCGGCCGCCCAGGACGCGGCGGGGGCCGGCGAGCCGGGGCCGCCGGCGTGGGAGGAAGCGCTGCCGCTCCCGGCGGCCCTGCCGGTCGCGGGAAACCAGCAGGGCGTGCGCCTCGAGCTGGTCGTCCACCGCTGGTCGGACCGCGGCGCCCAGGACGGGCAGGGGCAGCGCTTCACCGTGTCGGTGGCCGAGCAGCCGGCCTTCATCACCAACCTCCGCTGGGAGGGCGGGCCGGAGCTCGAGTTCGCACCGGGCGAGCACTCGAAGGTCGTGACACTGGTCTTCGACACCACCGCGGCGGGCGCCACCGGCGAGCCCGAGGAGGACGGCCGGCTGCTGCTGCGGGTTGAGGCGCACCACGAGGCGGTCACCCCGCCCGAACGGGAGCTCGAGGTGCCGCTCCACTTCACCCGCGCGCTCACCCCCGGCGAGGCGGTCGTGGCGGTCTGCGCGCTGCGCTCCGACGCGCCGGAGGGGCTCGCGATCGAGCAGGCGTTCGCGCACTGCGACCCGGAGCGCACGCCGGTGCTGACGAGCGACCGGATCGTCGTCTTCTTCACCCCGGCGCGCGACCTCGGCGAGCCGATCGGCGAGGACCAGTTCTTCAACTGGCGGATCCTCGGACCCAACGGCGACCGGGTGGCCGGGGGCGAGTTCCGGGACCGGGGGACTCCCGGCGCGCCCGAGCTCACCGTGCCGTTCGCCGCCGACGGCTCGCCCGGCCGTCTCGCGGTGGCGCTCGACCTCTGGAGCCCGCGCGACGACCCGGACCCGGCGAGGGCGCGCAAGGGCCCGGGCCGCTACACGGTGCAGACGGTGGACGTCCGGATGGCGGGTTCCGGCGTGCTCGGCCAGGGCGAGGCGACGCCGTACCTCGACGGCGAGTGGCGGGACGAGGGTACGTTCGAGGTGGGCGCTGCGCGCCTCGCGTTCGCCGGCTTCGTGGCCGAGGACGTCGCCGAGCTCGCGCTTCCCGGCGGCACCTACACCGGGGTGCTGCGCATCGGCCGGCCGCAGGTCTCCGGCTCGGCGGTGGCGGTCGAGCTGCGCGCGAGCTGGCAGACCAGGCCGGACAAGCCCGAGCAGCGCGCCGCGAGCCGGCTGAGCGTGCGCTTCCCGCCGGCGCTCGATCCCGAGCACGAGAAGGTCGGCGGTCTCGACCTCCGGCTCGAGGTTCTCGAGGCCCCGGACGACTCCTTCCCGCTCGTCTTCACCGCCGGCGTGCATCGGCTGGTGACCACCACGACGGCACCACCGGACCGCCACCTCGTCGAGGGCACGTCGATTCCGCCGCTCTGGGATGCGGTGGAGTACCGCTTCGCCGATTGCGGCGGGGCACAGTGGGTGTGGACCCAGTGGGAGGGCAACCCGACCTACGATACAGAGGCCACCGAGGGCAGCTGCACGATCCGCCTGGAGCTCGACGGTGTCGAGCGCGACGACGTCTTCGGCGATCCGCCGCGCACGCTCGCCAGCCACCTGCACGACCCGGCGACCCTGTGGGTGATCCCGGTCTTCTACCGGCTCTCCGACGATCCGCACCCGTGGAGCAGCGGCGCGAAGCTGAGCCTCCGCTCGTACGGCTACGCGATCTACGCCGCCGAGCCCTACGGCGGGCCGGGCCCGGCGGGGAGGCCGGAGGGTGGGGAGGGCGCGGGCACGGAGACGGTGACGGGCACGGGCGCGGGCACGGAGACGGTGACGGGCACGGAGACGGGGACGGGCACCGGCACGGGAGAGGGGACCGCGACGACAGTCGTGGTGCCGCCGGTGCCGCGGGTCGACACCTCCGATCCGTCGCGCCTCGACCCCGACCGCCAGCCCGAGGTGGCGAGCCTCGTGCGCGAGTGGCTGGCGGTGGCCGAGCCGCCCGAGAACGCGGTGCCCGGCGTCGACTTCCGCTACGACGAGCTCGGCCGCAAGATCGGCGGCGGCGGGACGACCGGCCGGGTGGTGTCGAGCCACGCGACCGCCGACTACGGCAGCGGCGCCTCGTCCGAGGCCAGGGTGTGGTCGGCGCTGCGCCGCGAGCTCGACTCGGTCGACCACTGCACCCTCGAGGAGTACGTGCTGGCGAGGCTCGAGGAGCGCTCGATCGAGCCCTGCCGCGGCCGCTACGGCGCGGTCCGCGAGCTCGGCGGCGTGCCGCTCGCCGCGGCCCGGGCCGAGGTTCAAGGCGCCGGCTTCTCGGTCACGCTCGCCCCCGGCTCGCCGGCGCCGTCGCCCGCGGCCGAGGGGACCGTCGAGCGGCAGCAGCCGCCGGCCTCGCAGCACCTGCGGCGCGGCCAGGCCCTGACCCTGATCGTGCACGCTCCCTACGTGGCGCCGGCGATCGCCGCACCCGACGTGGTCGGCCTGAGCCGGCCCGAGGCGAAGCGCCGGCTCGAGGCGCTGGGGCTGGTCGCCGCCCTGCGGCCGGGCGCGCCGGCGCGCTCGCCGGCGGAGAGCGACACCGTCGAGGCGCAGGAGCCGGCCGCCGGCGCGCCGCTCGAGCCGGGCGCGGCGGTGGCGATCCGGGTGCGCTCGCCCTTCGTCGCAACCGCCACCATCCCCGGCCTGGTCGGGCTGTCCACCCGCGAGGCCAAGGCGCGGCTGGCGGCGGCCGGCATCGACGCGGCCTCGGTGGACCTGATACCGGGCAGCCCGGCGCCGAGCCCGGCGCTGGCCGGCGCGGTCGAGGCCCAGGAGCCGCCCGCCGGAGCGACGGTGGCACCGGGCGGCCGGATTGCCCTGCGGGTCCACTCGGGCTTCGTCGACCTGCGGACCGTGCCCGGCCTGATCGGGCTCGCGCTCGGCGAGGCGCGGCAGCGGCTCGCGTCGCTCGGGCTCGGGGCCGAGCTCGCGCCGGGATCGCCGGCGCCGAGCCCGGAGGCCGAGGGAACGGTCCAGCAGCAGTCGCCGCCCGCCGGAGCGACGATCGACGCGGGCGCCGTGGTCACGCTCGCGATCCACGGGCCCTACCTGCCGCCGGCCACCCCTGTGCCGCCGCCGGTGCCGCCGCCCCCGACCGGCGCGCCGCCGGCCGGCGAGCAGCCGCTGTTGAGCTGCCCGCAGACCCTCTACAAGCACGCCGTGCCGGGCATCAACGCCTGCGCGAACATGTGGTGGACCCTGGCGCCGGGCAGCGGCCAGGTGAGGGGGACGGGCTTGCGCTGCGTCGTCGAGTGCAGCTACCACGTGCCGAACGCAAGTCCGATCTGCGCGGTGCCGGACCGGTTCATCGAGGTGCACTGGGTTCCCGCAGGAGCAACCGGGGGCGAGGGGCGCGCCCAGGGGGACTACTGCACGGAGGACAGCTACTACGACTCCTACGCGGCCAACTCGGAGCGCATGCGGCGGGGCGAGGAGCCGATGATGATCCCGAGCCACTGGAAGCTGTTCAGCCGGACCCGCAAGGTTCGAGTCGAGCTCTACGAGGAAGGCTGGGACGAGCAGCTCGGCCTCGCCCTCGCCCGCGAGATGATCGGCCAGGTGGAGCCCTTCGCGGCGCCGTGCGTGGGTGCAGCGATCCCGGCCGCAACGCCGCTCCCGCCGCCGGCGCCGCCGGCCTGCCCCGGCCCGGCGGTGACCGTGGTCTACGACCTCTGGAACCCGCCGCCTTACGGCGGGCTCGGCGGCGTCATCTGCGAGGACGCCGCGGGCGCGCTGTGGCTCAACATCGCCAACAACATCTACCCGGTCACCGCCATCCAGGCCGGCGCGCAGGACCCCGCCTCGGGCTGCTGGCCAGGCACCGGGGTGGTGACTCCAGTGCACACCTACGGCGGCACCCTGTGCCGGAAGGGAGGGGGGCCATGA
- a CDS encoding lytic transglycosylase domain-containing protein: MGVRFVVTPAAVAAVVWSAALAMAAAPTDAPRPAQAVIKVPDLYELVQRLSTENGLDPKLVDAVVRVESGYNPSAVSHKGALGLMQLMPDTARRLEVDNPFDPEQNVQGGIRELDRLIERYSGNLQLALAAYNAGEGAVERHRGIPPFRETRDYVAMVMSLYTGTAYRLSEGRLISPVRLTRDAEGRTVITNTSDTSVRPFALSRLGSAAGTLRGGFGSR, translated from the coding sequence ATGGGTGTCCGCTTCGTCGTCACTCCGGCAGCCGTTGCGGCCGTGGTGTGGTCCGCCGCCCTCGCGATGGCGGCGGCGCCGACCGATGCGCCGCGCCCCGCGCAGGCCGTCATCAAGGTGCCCGACCTCTATGAGCTGGTGCAGCGTCTGAGCACGGAGAACGGCCTCGATCCCAAGCTGGTCGACGCCGTGGTGCGGGTCGAGTCCGGCTACAACCCGAGCGCGGTCAGCCACAAGGGGGCCCTCGGCCTGATGCAGCTGATGCCCGACACTGCGCGGCGGCTGGAGGTCGACAACCCCTTCGATCCGGAGCAGAACGTCCAGGGAGGGATCCGGGAGCTGGATCGGCTCATCGAGCGCTACTCGGGCAACCTGCAGCTGGCGCTCGCGGCGTACAACGCCGGTGAGGGGGCGGTGGAGCGCCACCGCGGGATCCCGCCCTTCCGAGAGACGCGGGATTACGTGGCCATGGTCATGTCGTTGTATACCGGGACGGCCTATCGATTGTCCGAGGGACGGCTGATCTCGCCGGTTCGCCTGACGCGCGACGCCGAGGGGCGGACGGTGATCACCAACACCTCGGACACGAGCGTGCGGCCGTTCGCCCTGTCCAGGCTGGGCAGTGCGGCGGGCACGCTCCGCGGGGGCTTCGGGAGCCGCTGA
- a CDS encoding UTP--glucose-1-phosphate uridylyltransferase, translating into MRADTRCQPFVSKMRAAGLPDAAIGGFCLHFARYLGGGQATVAEDDIRPVEALPDADSFAGPAEAGRAALGRVAVIKLNGGLGTGMGLERAKSLLEVRGGLTFLDLIARQVLSLRERTGAAVPLLMMDSFRTAGDSAAILERYPGLAVAGLPLSFLQHRIPKVSADGAGPAAWPVDPELEWCPPGHGDLYPALATSGVLDRLLERRFEFAFVSNADNLGAVLDPAILGHVVERRLAFLMEAADRTPADRKGGHLCRLADGRLALREAAQCPPDEVGAFQDVARHRFFNTNNLWLHLPSLRRTLDKHDGVIPLPTIVNRKSLDPRDPSSPAVVQLESAMGAAISLLTPSEAIRVARRRFSPVKSTDDLLAARSDAYRLEADWRLALDVSRSSPPVVSLDPRYYTRIDDFERRFPAGPPSLVGCDALTVEGDVTFGRGVVVQGDAHLVAADGPREVSDHAVLHGEVRL; encoded by the coding sequence GTGAGGGCCGACACACGCTGCCAGCCGTTCGTGTCCAAAATGCGCGCTGCGGGGCTGCCGGACGCGGCGATCGGCGGCTTTTGCCTGCACTTCGCCCGCTACCTCGGCGGCGGCCAGGCGACCGTCGCAGAAGACGACATCCGACCGGTCGAGGCGCTCCCCGACGCCGACTCGTTCGCCGGCCCGGCGGAGGCCGGTCGTGCGGCGCTCGGGCGCGTGGCCGTCATCAAGCTCAACGGCGGCCTCGGCACCGGCATGGGCCTCGAGCGCGCCAAGTCGCTGCTCGAGGTCCGCGGCGGGCTGACCTTCCTCGACCTGATCGCGCGCCAGGTCCTGAGCCTGCGCGAGCGAACCGGGGCCGCCGTGCCCCTGCTGATGATGGACAGCTTCCGCACCGCGGGCGACAGCGCCGCCATCCTCGAGCGGTACCCCGGGCTCGCCGTCGCTGGGTTGCCGCTCTCTTTCCTCCAGCACCGGATCCCCAAGGTGAGCGCCGACGGCGCGGGGCCCGCGGCATGGCCCGTCGATCCAGAGCTCGAGTGGTGCCCGCCGGGGCACGGCGACCTCTACCCGGCGCTCGCCACCTCGGGCGTCCTCGACCGCCTGCTCGAGCGCCGATTCGAGTTCGCCTTCGTGTCCAACGCGGACAACCTCGGAGCGGTCCTCGACCCGGCAATCCTCGGCCACGTCGTGGAGCGCCGGCTCGCGTTCCTCATGGAGGCCGCGGACCGCACCCCGGCCGACCGCAAGGGCGGCCACCTGTGCCGGCTTGCCGATGGCCGGCTCGCGCTGCGCGAGGCGGCCCAGTGCCCGCCGGACGAGGTCGGGGCGTTCCAGGACGTGGCCCGCCACCGCTTCTTCAACACCAACAACCTCTGGCTCCACCTGCCGTCGCTGCGAAGGACGCTCGACAAGCATGACGGCGTCATCCCCTTGCCCACGATCGTCAACCGCAAGTCCCTCGACCCGCGCGACCCCTCCTCACCCGCCGTGGTCCAGCTCGAGTCCGCGATGGGCGCGGCGATCTCGCTGCTCACGCCGAGCGAGGCGATCCGGGTGGCGCGGCGGCGCTTCTCGCCGGTCAAGAGCACCGATGACCTGCTGGCGGCGCGCTCGGACGCCTACCGGCTCGAGGCGGACTGGCGCCTCGCGCTCGACGTCTCGCGCAGCTCGCCGCCGGTGGTGTCGCTGGACCCGCGGTACTACACGCGGATCGACGACTTCGAGCGGCGCTTCCCCGCCGGGCCGCCGTCGCTGGTCGGCTGCGACGCGCTGACTGTGGAAGGCGACGTCACGTTCGGCCGCGGGGTGGTGGTGCAGGGGGACGCCCACCTCGTCGCGGCCGACGGGCCCCGGGAGGTTTCGGATCACGCCGTCCTCCACGGCGAGGTCCGGCTCTGA
- a CDS encoding oligopeptide transporter, OPT family produces the protein MIEERKSLPENAYRELKPGETYTPVFPEERGVLEVTVRSVLFGLAMGVLFSAAAAYIALKLGQGIESAIPISILAIGFSAMLARRSTLLENVNILSIGATSGILVGGSVFTMPAIFVLGLEGRTSFFQIFIVPFLGACLGVLFLIPFRRYFVAEMHGKLPYPEGTAITEILMTGERGGQQAKVLVTAMGIGFAFDLVALTFTAWRDIFTTALIRALDPLTHKVKAVFALNTSAAVLGLGYIIGVRYSSIICAGSFLSYFVLVPLVAWIGANLPGVLGGGSAPIAELGAEDLFFEYVRFIGIGGIFMAGIISIVKMSPVMVQALRTAFSEIRKMASGGLRAEGRRTDSDMPMGLVAVLLAAVALFTWLYFRFSVLASQPEAARLATYALVLTLVVSFLFAAVSAWAIAMISVTPISGMTLTTLILSAIVLAKLGLSGPDGMLATLLIGGVVCTALSMTGTLVTEFKISYWLGATPRRIQWSNILAAAVASITVTGAIMLFASTKGYLPSAAHPNPMPAPQANAMAAVIQSVMASAEAPWLLYGVGAVIALIVEMLGVSALAFALGMYLPIELNTPILFGALVAAWVRRRAPTEEARRARSNRGTLIASGLIAGGALAGVADGILSWIADARGATIPSFGNLGGLGNWLGLLLFCALAGYVIWDAARARDEEGAGPEISI, from the coding sequence ATGATCGAAGAGCGCAAGTCGCTTCCCGAGAACGCCTACCGCGAGCTCAAGCCGGGCGAGACCTACACCCCGGTGTTCCCCGAGGAGCGCGGGGTGCTCGAGGTCACCGTCCGTTCGGTGCTGTTCGGCCTCGCCATGGGCGTGCTGTTCTCGGCGGCCGCGGCCTACATCGCGCTCAAGCTCGGGCAGGGCATCGAGTCGGCAATCCCGATCTCGATTCTCGCGATCGGCTTCTCGGCCATGCTCGCCCGCCGGTCGACGCTGCTCGAGAACGTCAACATCCTGTCCATCGGCGCCACCTCGGGCATCCTGGTCGGGGGCTCGGTCTTCACCATGCCGGCGATCTTCGTGCTAGGGCTCGAGGGCCGTACCTCCTTCTTCCAGATCTTCATCGTGCCCTTCCTCGGCGCATGCCTCGGCGTGCTGTTCCTGATCCCGTTCCGCCGCTACTTCGTGGCCGAGATGCACGGCAAGCTGCCCTACCCTGAGGGCACCGCCATCACCGAAATCCTGATGACCGGCGAGCGCGGCGGCCAGCAGGCCAAGGTGCTGGTGACGGCGATGGGCATCGGGTTCGCCTTCGACCTCGTGGCCCTCACCTTCACGGCCTGGCGCGACATCTTCACGACGGCGCTGATCCGCGCCCTCGACCCGCTCACGCACAAGGTCAAGGCGGTTTTCGCCCTCAACACCTCGGCGGCGGTGCTCGGGCTCGGCTACATCATCGGCGTGCGCTACTCCTCGATCATCTGCGCCGGCTCGTTCCTCTCCTACTTCGTGCTGGTGCCGCTGGTGGCATGGATCGGCGCCAACCTGCCCGGCGTCCTGGGCGGCGGCTCGGCTCCGATCGCCGAGCTCGGGGCCGAGGACCTGTTCTTCGAGTACGTGCGCTTCATCGGCATCGGCGGCATCTTCATGGCCGGCATCATCTCGATCGTCAAGATGTCGCCGGTGATGGTGCAGGCGCTGCGCACGGCCTTCTCGGAGATCCGGAAGATGGCGTCGGGCGGCCTCCGAGCCGAGGGCCGGCGCACCGACTCCGACATGCCGATGGGCCTGGTGGCCGTGCTGCTCGCGGCCGTGGCCCTGTTCACCTGGCTCTACTTCAGGTTCTCGGTGCTGGCCTCACAGCCGGAGGCCGCCCGGCTCGCGACCTACGCCCTGGTGCTGACGCTGGTGGTGTCCTTCCTGTTCGCCGCGGTCTCGGCGTGGGCGATCGCCATGATCTCGGTGACGCCGATCTCCGGGATGACCCTGACCACGCTCATCCTGTCGGCGATCGTCCTCGCCAAGCTCGGCCTGTCCGGCCCGGACGGCATGCTCGCCACCCTGCTGATCGGCGGCGTGGTCTGCACCGCGCTGTCGATGACCGGGACCCTGGTCACCGAGTTCAAGATCAGCTACTGGCTCGGCGCCACGCCGCGCCGCATCCAGTGGTCCAACATCCTGGCCGCCGCGGTGGCGTCGATCACGGTGACCGGGGCGATCATGCTGTTCGCCTCGACCAAGGGCTACCTGCCGTCGGCCGCGCACCCCAACCCGATGCCGGCGCCCCAGGCCAACGCGATGGCCGCGGTCATCCAGAGCGTGATGGCCTCGGCCGAGGCGCCGTGGCTGCTCTACGGCGTCGGCGCGGTGATCGCCCTGATCGTGGAGATGCTGGGCGTGTCGGCGCTCGCCTTCGCCCTCGGCATGTACCTGCCGATCGAGCTCAACACCCCGATCCTGTTCGGGGCGCTGGTGGCGGCATGGGTGCGGCGGCGGGCGCCGACGGAGGAGGCGCGGCGCGCCCGCTCGAACCGCGGCACCCTGATCGCCTCCGGGCTGATCGCTGGCGGGGCGCTCGCCGGGGTCGCCGACGGCATCCTGAGCTGGATCGCCGACGCCCGCGGGGCGACCATCCCCTCGTTCGGCAACCTCGGCGGCCTCGGCAACTGGCTCGGACTGCTCCTGTTCTGCGCGCTCGCCGGCTACGTGATCTGGGATGCGGCGCGGGCGCGCGACGAGGAGGGCGCCGGCCCCGAGATCTCGATTTAG